Within the Nitrospirota bacterium genome, the region GATGTTGACAAAAGGGTCCTCAACTGTTCTGTGCTTATGATAGCAAAGAAGAGTCCCCTTACCCCGGTCAGGGGCATATAGTTCTTCTGCAGGGTAACCATAATCAATAGTTATTACAAATCCCTTTTTTAGCGCCCCGGCCACCCACCTCATCCATTCTACTGCTTGAAGATTTACCTCAGCCCGTTGTCCTTCAACAAGCTCTATCCCCAGTCCGGCAAGGTAGCCTTCAAGCTCCGGAGATGACGGGACATCGAGAGTCTCTGTAAAGGCCTCCCCCTTAAGGCCTACATATACCTCCCTCAATTTATCATCTCTCATTTCTACAATATGAACAGGAAATGCGTCTACCAGCTCATTGGACAGGAAACAGCCGGTAATACCTTTATTGAAAATTGGGTCTGAGGTGTCAGTCCAGATTACTTTATTTACATCAGAAGGTTCTGTCCCGGGCTGTTTGCTTCGCAGGCGCTCTTTCTGGATCTTTCGTAAAGAGGCACTCTCTTCTATAATAATATATTGGATTATCCGGTAAAAAGAAGGGAATTTATCCCGGGCAGCGTTTAGGATATCGTAACAGAGGGTGCCATCACCTGCGCCCATTTCGACAATGTAAAACTCATCGCCGCCTGTAAGGCGCCACATCTCGTTAATCTGCCTGCAGATTGATTCGCCAAAAACAGGATGGACTGATGTTGATGTGAAGTAGTCCCCTGACTTGCCTATCTTGACCCTTTCGGAGGCATAGTAACCGAGTTCAGGATAATAAAGGGCAACTTCCATGAACTCTGCGAATGGGATCTTCCCGCGTGATAAAATCCGCGCCCTTAGTATATCTCGCAGGTCTCTGCCATTTTCCACAGGTGCATTTTATACTATACACCGGGGCAGCACAACAGCCCTGTGAGAACGCAGTACAAAGACATCAATTGCGTTCGTATCAGCTGAGATAAGAAACTGTTACAGCCATGGCCAGATAAGCAACAAATAAGCCGGTTGATATTAATGCGTAAATTTTGAAATCGGTAACCACTCTAATCACCTCCCTTTCATCCTTGATTTTTAATAACATTATATAAATCGAAAATTAAATGAAGATTAAAGGGAGCAAATCCAGTTGACAGTAAAAAATCATCCTGTTAACGTAAGTTAATGCAGGCAAACCCTGGCATTCACCACGGTTAGGACAAAAAATGAATAGAATTGCGATCATCGGCGCAGGGAGGGGCGGGACTGCCCTCATCCATATTTTCAATGAGGACCCGCTTGTAAAAATCCTCAAGATAGCAGACGAGAATCTTACCGCACCGGGTATAAAACTCGCCAGAAAATCAGGGATCCCAACGACAAGGGACTTTCGAAAACTGCTGACACTAAAAAATCTTAACACACTCATAGATGTAACAGGAAGCCCTCAGGTTGAGCGCGAGATCAAGCGGCTTCAGCCTCCGGGCGTGGCAATCATAGGCGGTCTTGAGGCCAAATTCATGTGGCAGCTCATCGAGGCCAGGATCAAGAGCCAGGAAGAACTGAAAAAGAACCTTGCAGAATACCGTGACCTCGTGAGGCTGTATCTGCGCGATGCCAGGCACGCAGTGATGGAGGAACGGACGAGGATTGCACTCGACCTGCATGACGGACTTGTCCAGACCCTCATAGGATTAAACTACAAGCTCGATCTCCTTGAGCAGATGTCGGAAGACGCGACGCCCGATATCCGGTCACTCGCGAATGAGGTCAGGAGTCAGCTCAAAAAGGTCATCGAAGAGGCAAGATACGTTGTATTCAACCTCAAGCCCATCTATTTTGAGAAGACAGACCTGATACCGGCCCTCCGCAGTTATCTGAAAAGTTATGAAAAACAGTCAGGGATTGCGACAAGTCTTAAGATTGTCGGGAGTGAAGCGCGTATTCCACCAAGGACAAAGGTGTTTCTGTTCCGTATTGTTCAGGAATCACTCTCCAATGTTAAGAGGCATGCTCATGCCAGACAGGTAAGGATCGGCATACGTGTGAAGGCAAGGGACCTTACAACCATCATACGTGATGATGGAATCGGATTCAGTCTGAAGGAGACGAGCAACGACGTTGATAAATGGACCTCCTTTGGTGTGCGTGGAATCGAGGAGCGGGCTAAGCTCCTGGGCGGACATGCCTTAATTATGTCATCGCCAGGACAGGGCACTACGATCCAGGTGACACTCCCGCTTGATATGAGTGAACCGTCATGAGCCCTTTGATTTTTCCGCACGCACACAACTCAGGGCTCACAAGGGGTCATGAAAACATCATTCCAGCATAAGCGGGAATCCAGACCGGGGCCTGGTTCTGGATTCCCGCTCCCCGCTTAAATCCTGCGGGGACATGTTTCGTGGGAATGACGGGAAAACAGGGGCGTTTTCAGGTACAGATGTACAATAAGATTTTAAATCAGGGCTGCGATGGCTGAACATTTGGTTGGCAAAATACGTCTCCTTATCGTGGATGATCATCAGGTTGTCAGAGAGGGGCTGTCTTCCATACTCACGACCAGGGGTGACATTGATGTGGTGGGTATGGCGCGGGATGGCAGTGAGGCAGTGGAGAAGGCGCGGCAGTTGTCTCCTGATGTCGTGCTGATGGACATCAGTATGCCTGGTATGAACGGGGTTGAGGCAACCAGGCAGATTAAGCAGGAAAACCCGCAGACCGGCATAGTAGTACTCAGCATGTACGCTGAAGAAGAGTACATATTTGATCTTATTCGGGCCGGAGCTACAGGATATCTCCTTAAAGATTCAGATTCCTCACAGATAGCCAATGCCATAAGAGCTGTATCGCGGGGGGAATCTATGATCCACCCTGTGGTAGTAAGCAAGATACTCTCTGAATTTACCCAGTTATCATATTCTCATAGCATGAAAGAGGAAAAGGGTGGGAAAAGAAAATATGACCTTTCTGACCGGGAGATCACTGTATTAAAGCTTGTGGCAGAAGGCAAGACAAATAAGGAGATCGCCAAAGACCTTCGTATCAGTGAAAAGACAGTAAAAAATCACACCCGCAGCATCTTCCACAAACTAAATGTTTCTGACCGTACACAGGCCGCCATCCAGGCCATTAAAGAGGGCCTGATTGACATCCGGTAGCCATCATCAGAAGG harbors:
- a CDS encoding SAM-dependent methyltransferase, translating into MENGRDLRDILRARILSRGKIPFAEFMEVALYYPELGYYASERVKIGKSGDYFTSTSVHPVFGESICRQINEMWRLTGGDEFYIVEMGAGDGTLCYDILNAARDKFPSFYRIIQYIIIEESASLRKIQKERLRSKQPGTEPSDVNKVIWTDTSDPIFNKGITGCFLSNELVDAFPVHIVEMRDDKLREVYVGLKGEAFTETLDVPSSPELEGYLAGLGIELVEGQRAEVNLQAVEWMRWVAGALKKGFVITIDYGYPAEELYAPDRGKGTLLCYHKHRTVEDPFVNIGEQDMTSHVDFTNLMMTGESCGLKTAGFTDQMHFLFGLGIGKSIEEISAKASTEADALNARLLIKNLIMPGRMGNVFKVLVQYKGFESEPELSGLNKNPFAF
- a CDS encoding response regulator transcription factor, with translation MAEHLVGKIRLLIVDDHQVVREGLSSILTTRGDIDVVGMARDGSEAVEKARQLSPDVVLMDISMPGMNGVEATRQIKQENPQTGIVVLSMYAEEEYIFDLIRAGATGYLLKDSDSSQIANAIRAVSRGESMIHPVVVSKILSEFTQLSYSHSMKEEKGGKRKYDLSDREITVLKLVAEGKTNKEIAKDLRISEKTVKNHTRSIFHKLNVSDRTQAAIQAIKEGLIDIR
- a CDS encoding sensor histidine kinase: MNRIAIIGAGRGGTALIHIFNEDPLVKILKIADENLTAPGIKLARKSGIPTTRDFRKLLTLKNLNTLIDVTGSPQVEREIKRLQPPGVAIIGGLEAKFMWQLIEARIKSQEELKKNLAEYRDLVRLYLRDARHAVMEERTRIALDLHDGLVQTLIGLNYKLDLLEQMSEDATPDIRSLANEVRSQLKKVIEEARYVVFNLKPIYFEKTDLIPALRSYLKSYEKQSGIATSLKIVGSEARIPPRTKVFLFRIVQESLSNVKRHAHARQVRIGIRVKARDLTTIIRDDGIGFSLKETSNDVDKWTSFGVRGIEERAKLLGGHALIMSSPGQGTTIQVTLPLDMSEPS